Genomic window (Granulimonas faecalis):
CATAGACCCACATCTGCTGCCCGAGCCTGTCCCGGCGAAGCAGCAGCCAGGTGGCCAGCAGCCAGACCAGCGAGAAGCATCCTCTGAGCCAGAGCGGTCCTGCGGCGATGAAGGTGCCCGTCACGGCCCACATGAGGCCGAGGGCAGAGGCCATCCACACCAGGAGGAAGCCGAGGGGTATGGGCCTCGGCCCGACGCCGCTCTTCCCCGTGATGGCGATCTCGACATCCAGGGGGCTCTCCCCGAGGGAGACCGGGATACGATAGTTCTCCTTGATTGCCATAGGTCCTCAGCGGCCGCGGGCCGCATCCCCCTTCCATCCGGTGCCGTCACTTTGGATCGTGGGCCTTCGGGCCCCGACGCGCGGCGTCGGTGCGCCTCGGACCCGTGGTTTGGGAAAAGCCGCGGACAGACGGGACGCTCAGGAGGCCTTCCTACCCCTGCGCGTCGACCCCTTCCGTCCCTTGGCGCCGGTCGTCCCCTTCCCCTTCCGGGGGACGAACTCGACCTTGCCGGCCTCGGCGTCCCAGTACAGCTCCCTCGAGTAGGTGCACCCGTCCTTCCTGACGAGGTTCTCCACCATGACGCGCTTTCCCGCGAGAAGCGCCTCGACCTCGGTATCGGTGAAGGTGTGGCCGGAGAAGCGGGTGGGGCGGTCCGCCCTGCTGGACGAGACGAACACGATCTTCCTCGCGTCGGGGTCCCATGCGATGTCGGCCACGTAGGTGCTCCCGTCCGCCGTGCGCCTGAGCTGCATGTCGGAAAGCACCTCGCCGGCCGACAGCCTCCCCATCTCCTCGTCGGTGAAGGTGTGGCCCGAGAAGCGCCTCCACACTCCGCCGGCACCGAGCTCCCGCTTACAGAACGTGATCCTGCCGTCCTTCCACTCCACCTCGCGGCGGTAGGTCCGGCCGTCCCGGGTGACGAGGCCCTCGAGCATCACGGTCTCCCCGGCCTGGAGGCGGTCCCTCTCGTCCTGGGTGAGGATGCGCCCGGAGAACGAGTCCGGCACCCCCCAGCCCCTGCGGTCGACGGCCACGTAGAGGCGCCCGTCTTCGGTACGGGAGAGCTTGGCGGGGGCGTCGAAGACGCGGACGCGCCCGCTGACTCGGTCCTTGGCCCTGAGGCCCTCGATGAAGACCTCGGAGCCCCTGAGAAGGGCCTCAACCTCGGAGTCATCGAGCCTGTGACCGAGGACGGTCCGCGGGAAGTCCACCAGCACCCCGCCGAAGACACCGCTCGCCCGCTCGGTCACGGGGCCGTCCGGCACCTCGCCGCCCGATCTTCTGACGTTTGCCGCCATCACCTCTATGTCGTGCACGACGAGGGCCGTCACGTCGGCCGCAGCGTCGTCGACGGAGAGGGTGCCGGCCGCGGCGGCGCGCATCGCCTCCTGGACCCGTTCGGTCGTGGCCAGGTCCGCGATGGAGGTGCCGCGGGTGACGTCGTACACCGTCCTTCCGAGATCGGTGAGCGAGATCTTGCCGGTCTTGGTCTGCTCCATGAGGCGCCGGCGCCTCGGCTTGGCCGCTCCGGGACGTCCCTTGGGGTCCGCCCTGCAGACGTCTGCCAATGTCGACACCCTGGTGGAGCCCGTGCCGACGTCGTGCTTCTCCAGCCGCTTGCGGATCCAGTCGACCGACGGTTCCTCCGGGCGCTTGTTCACGTGCTCGTGCACGAAGGCCGTGGCCTTGCCGCCGGGGACCGGCTGCTCCTTGGCCCCTCCGTCGTCGAGGACGTCCCTCCAACCGGGACGCAGGGTCCTTCGGCTGGACCCCTTGAAGGAGGGGTGCCCCTTGATGTGGGCCTCGGTGAGCTCGTAGACGTAGTCCTCCGCGAATATCCGAAGGGCACCGAGGGCCACCTGGCGCCAGATCTCCGAAGCACCCTCGCCGTAACGGTCGAGCTCGGACAGGTCCTGGGGTACCTTGGACCCGGGGCGAATGGCGCCGTGGGCGAGCCCCTCACCCACATGGCGCTTCCTGGGCTCGGTGTGGGTGAGCAGCTCGAGGCCCACGCCGCAGACGGCGGCGATTCGGAGCCGGTCGCCCTTCAAGGCCTCGAACTGCTCCTGGGTGACCTTCTTGTCCTCGGTCCTTGGATAGGACACGTAACCCGCCTCGTACAGGGCCTGGTATGTGGAGAGGAAGGTGTCCGCCGCCATACCCCGCTTGGCGAAGACGGCGGCGATGGCCATGAGGTCGGGGAGGTCCGGCGGCGTGTTCCCGCGGCGGCGGATGCCGTCGACCTCCACCACGTCGTCGCCCAGGCGGCCCAGGTCCACCTTGTCCGGGCTCTCCTCGTAGGGCTCGTCCTCGTCGGTGAACACGCACCCCGTCTCGTCCTTGTAGCGTGCCTGGTAGGTGGGGCGCCTCACCCAGGTCCTGCGGGCCTCCTCCTGGTCGCCGACCAGGGTGACCATGGCGCTCTTGAGCCTTCCCACGCGGCAGATGGAGTCAGACCCTCCCGCCATGCGGGTGGCGGCCCGGGTGAGCTGCATCGAGAGGTAGTCCCAACGGCAGCGGTAGGTCGCCTTGCGGCAGTCGGGGTCCGACTCCGAGTCGATGAGGGTGTCCCTCTCCTCGAAGGCCTCGACGAGGGACGCCGGCTCCTCATCGGCGAAGCGCATCCGGGTGACGAGTCGGTCCTCTCCCACCCCGAGCTGGTCGATGATCTCCCATGCGAGGAGGCTTCCCTCGCCGGTGGGGTCGTCGTCGGTGGCGATGACGATCTCGTCGGCCTCGGTGAGGTCCCTCTTGAGGCGGTCCCAGGCGTCCGAGGCCGACCGGGTCGGCACCGCCTGGCGCCTCCAGGAGAGCCTGG
Coding sequences:
- a CDS encoding DNA topoisomerase, which produces MICIMAEKASAANHMILALSGTDGPNRFQREGEDICVSWASGHILEYAPPHLQVDPSLAWRYRRWDLGLLPWDAARLSWRRQAVPTRSASDAWDRLKRDLTEADEIVIATDDDPTGEGSLLAWEIIDQLGVGEDRLVTRMRFADEEPASLVEAFEERDTLIDSESDPDCRKATYRCRWDYLSMQLTRAATRMAGGSDSICRVGRLKSAMVTLVGDQEEARRTWVRRPTYQARYKDETGCVFTDEDEPYEESPDKVDLGRLGDDVVEVDGIRRRGNTPPDLPDLMAIAAVFAKRGMAADTFLSTYQALYEAGYVSYPRTEDKKVTQEQFEALKGDRLRIAAVCGVGLELLTHTEPRKRHVGEGLAHGAIRPGSKVPQDLSELDRYGEGASEIWRQVALGALRIFAEDYVYELTEAHIKGHPSFKGSSRRTLRPGWRDVLDDGGAKEQPVPGGKATAFVHEHVNKRPEEPSVDWIRKRLEKHDVGTGSTRVSTLADVCRADPKGRPGAAKPRRRRLMEQTKTGKISLTDLGRTVYDVTRGTSIADLATTERVQEAMRAAAAGTLSVDDAAADVTALVVHDIEVMAANVRRSGGEVPDGPVTERASGVFGGVLVDFPRTVLGHRLDDSEVEALLRGSEVFIEGLRAKDRVSGRVRVFDAPAKLSRTEDGRLYVAVDRRGWGVPDSFSGRILTQDERDRLQAGETVMLEGLVTRDGRTYRREVEWKDGRITFCKRELGAGGVWRRFSGHTFTDEEMGRLSAGEVLSDMQLRRTADGSTYVADIAWDPDARKIVFVSSSRADRPTRFSGHTFTDTEVEALLAGKRVMVENLVRKDGCTYSRELYWDAEAGKVEFVPRKGKGTTGAKGRKGSTRRGRKAS